A DNA window from Hoplias malabaricus isolate fHopMal1 chromosome 5, fHopMal1.hap1, whole genome shotgun sequence contains the following coding sequences:
- the LOC136697996 gene encoding histone H2B 1/2-like, with protein MPQVCPEEGAKKAVTKTAGKRGKKRKRTRKESYAIYVYKVLKQVHPDTGISSKAMNSFVYDIFERIAGEASRLAHYNKRSTITSREIQTAVRLLLPGELAKHTVSEGTNAVTKYTSSK; from the exons ATGCC CCAAGTCTGCCCCGAAGAAGGAGCCAAGAAAGCTGTGACCAAGACGGCCGGAAAAAGAGGAAAGAAGCGTAAGCGCACCAGGAAGGAGAGCTATGCTATCTATGTGTACAAGGTGCTGAAGCAGGTTCACCCCGACACCGGAATCTCTTCCAAGGCCATGAACTCTTTCGTTTACGACATCTTCGAGCGCATCGCTGGTGAGGCTTCCCGTTTGGCTCATTACAACAAGCGCTCCACCATCACCTCCAGGGAGATCCAGACCGCCGTGCGCCTGCTTCTTCCTGGAGAGCTGGCCAAGCACACCGTGTCTGAGGGCACCAATGCCGTCACCAAGTACACCAGCTCCAAGTAA